A DNA window from Coffea arabica cultivar ET-39 chromosome 6c, Coffea Arabica ET-39 HiFi, whole genome shotgun sequence contains the following coding sequences:
- the LOC140008613 gene encoding uncharacterized protein produces the protein MRVLEAYQRSSGQILNAHKSGYLAHPSLSVALRRVIERITGFSRQVFPTRYLRFPLYIGRCKMSFFAEVCQKVMGKILSWKSKFLSSGERLILIKHVLSAIPVHLLSAAVMPKAVFRIIERVCANFLWGSSDEGLRYHWMGWRKLCLPLEEDGVGFRRLQDVYTAFSYKLWWQFRTESSLWTTFMHAKYCQKIHPCQAECKPLVSAIWRRMQDVSRQVELSMLWLGHWNAQLLSQVLPRDIIAVVLSKSVPNEQSADEVVWMPARSGKFSLVSAYQECPWHVRGEVRQIWSLVRDPSRFSHYFREANKIADALANVGVAHPHQDVQLYEHWSDWPRLARGGVSLDSMGVPSFRMVRNS, from the exons ATGAGGGTACTAGAGGCGTATCAGCGGTCTTCTGGGCAAATACTCAATGCACACAAAAGTGGATATTTGGCCCACCCCTCCCTGTCCGTGGCTCTTCGTAGGGTAATTGAGCGGATTACGGGTTTCTCGCGCCAGGTTTTCCCCACCCGCTACTTACGATTCCCTTTGTACATTGGCAGGTGTAAGATGAGTTTTTTTGCGGAGGTGTGTCAAAAGGTGATGGGGAAAATTTTGTCTTGGAAGTCGAAGTTTTTATCTTCGGGGGAGAGGCTCATTCTGATCAAGCATGTTCTTTCTGCTATTCCAGTTCACTTGCTTTCTGCTGCAGTGATGCCCAAAGCAGTGTTTCGAATCATTGAGAGAGTTTGTGCCAACTTTTTATGGGGCTCGTCGGACGAGGGCCTCAGGTACCATTGGATGGGTTGGAGGAAATTGTGTCTCCCACTTGAGGAAGATGGTGTGGGGTTTCGGCGGCTCCAGGATGTATATACTGCTTTCTCATACAAGCTATGGTGGCAGTTTCGGACAGAGTCGTCTCTCTGGACTACCTTCATGCACGCAAAGTATTGTCAGAAAATTCATCCTTGCCAAGCGGAGTGCAAGCCATTGGTTTCAGCGATTTGGAGGCGGATGCAGGATGTCAGCCGACAGGTCGAACTCTCCATGTTGTGGCTG GGTCACTGGAATGCCCAACTTCTGTCTCAGGTGCTCCCAAGGGATATTATTGCTGTGGTGCTGAGTAAGTCGGTTCCCAATGAACAAAGTGCGGATGAGGTAGTATGGATGCCGGCAAGATCTGGCAAGTTCTCTTTAGTTTCGGCCTATCAGGAG TGTCCGTGGCATGTTCGTGGGGAGGTCCGGCAGATTTGGAGCCTGGTTAGGGACCCTTCTAGGTTTTCTCATTATTTCAGGGAAGCAAATAAGATAGCAGATGCGTTGGCTAATGTAGGTGTAGCTCACCCTCATCAAGATGTTCAGCTCTATGAGCACTGGAGTGACTGGCCGCGGCTGGCCCGTGGTGGTGTTAGCCTCGATAGCATGGGGGTCCCTTCCTTTAGGATGGTGCGAAACTCCTAA
- the LOC140008614 gene encoding uncharacterized protein: MEVSKIDTIRLRLSFDCVLFNMSADLWVFYKSPLVCSLVGSSDQHITIDVHHPLLPTAMVCSWVHARCSLEARMDLWRDLLVDRPNQRPWCVGGDFNVIVSPDKKRGGRPFVPAEGLELMAFMEEAEVFDAGFSGSSFTWCNNRRGRSRVWKRLDRLLVNGDVAELSAAISVVYLARHPSDHAPLKISFATRQDSKPRPFRFLNAWTSSLSLLEVIRSSWEMPVSGSPWRVLCSKLLAARRAIQHWNKSSFGNIFDNVKVAELRMVQAEAAAESAESEEAHIGLQEAQANFRHALAIEEQFWSQKARVKWLSHGDRNSKFFHAVVRQRRVQGTIHRIKTLEGLWVDKDGDIAEEAIRFFSGLYSESAVPSFELLPLIPPTICRRTT, from the coding sequence ATGGAAGTTTCTAAAATTGATACTATACGCTTGCGACTATCGTTTGATTGCGTGCTCTTCAATATGTCTGCTGATCTTTGGGTGTTTTATAAGTCTCCCCTGGTTTGTTCGTTGGTGGGGTCTTCTGACCAGCACATTACGATCGATGTTCATCATCCTTTGTTGCCCACCGCCATGGTGTGTTCGTGGGTCCATGCGAGATGCTCTTTGGAGGCTCGCATGGATCTATGGAGAGACTTGTTGGTTGACAGGCCTAATCAACGTCCTTGGTGTGTTGGGGGGGACTTCAATGTGATTGTGTCACCGGATAAGAAGAGAGGTGGTCGTCCCTTTGTTCCTGCTGAGGGGTTGGAGTTAATGGCATTTATGGAGGAGGCCGAGGTTTTTGATGCGGGATTTTCAGGGTCTAGCTTTACTTGGTGTAACAATAGGCGAGGTAGATCTCGGGTGTGGAAACGGTTGGATCGCCTCCTAGTAAATGGGGATGTTGCGGAGCTTTCTGCTGCTATCTCGGTGGTCTATTTGGCAAGGCACCCATCAGATCATGCCCCTCTGAAAATCTCATTTGCTACTCGTCAGGATAGTAAGCCTCGGCCTTTTCGATTCCTGAATGCCTGGACCTCTTCGCTTTCACTGTTAGAAGTGATCCGTTCTTCTTGGGAGATGCCTGTTAGTGGGTCTCCCTGGCGGGTGCTGTGTTCCAAGCTTTTAGCTGCAAGAAGGGCAATTCAGCATTGGAATAAAAGTTcctttggaaatatttttgatAATGTTAAGGTGGCTGAGCTCCGGATGGTGCAAGCAGAAGCGGCGGCGGAGAGTGCGGAGTCAGAGGAGGCTCACATTGGCCTGCAAGAGGCGCAGGCAAACTTTCGACATGCGTTGGCAATAGAGGAGCAGTTCTGGAGCCAAAAGGCGAGGGTCAAATGGCTTTCACACGGGGACCGAAACTCTAAGTTCTTTCATGCAGTGGTTAGGCAACGAAGGGTTCAGGGTACGATTCATCGTATCAAGACTTTGGAGGGGCTTTGGGTAGATAAGGATGGGGACATTGCCGAGGAGGCCATTCGATTTTTCTCTGGGTTGTATTCAGAGTCGGCGGTGCCTAGTTTTGAGCTGCTGCCGTTAATTCCGCCTACCATTTGCCGGAGGACAACCTGA
- the LOC113692125 gene encoding 1-aminocyclopropane-1-carboxylate oxidase 1 — MEIPVIDFKKIEGESRKETLSLLHQACEKWGFFMIENHSIDVELMVKVKALVNQHYEQNMKGRFYNSDVAKSLVDKEITRNIDWESAFFIWHRPVSNINQFANLPMDFQKTMDEYIDQLIKLAETLSELMSENLGLEKSFIKQAFSGSKGPSVGTKVAKYPRCPRPEQVRGLREHTDAGGIILLLQDDEVPGLEFFKDGEWVEIPPSKNNRIFVNTGDQLEVLSNGIYKSALHRVMADKNGSRLSIATFYNPAGDAIISPASKLLYPGGFSFQEYLKIYAETKFADKAPRLESMKKLTNGPRDLLM, encoded by the exons ATGGAAATTCCTGTCATTGACTTCAAGAAGATTGAGGGGGAGAGCAGGAAGGAAACCTTGTCCCTTCTGCACCAAGCTTGTGAGAAATGGGGCTTCTTTATG ATTGAGAACCATAGCATTGATGTAGAGTTGATGGTGAAAGTGAAGGCATTGGTGAACCAACACTATGAACAGAACATGAAGGGTAGGTTTTATAACTCGGATGTGGCAAAGAGCTTGGTGGATAAAGAAATTACGAGAAATATTGACTGGGAAAGTGCCTTCTTCATCTGGCATCGACCAGTGTCCAACATCAACCAGTTTGCAAATCTCCCGATGGACTTTCA GAAAACAATGGACGAGTACATTGATCAACTGATCAAGCTAGCTGAAACCCTCTCAGAACTCATGTCTGAGAATCTTGGTTTAGAGAAAAGCTTCATAAAGCAAGCATTTTCAGGGAGCAAAGGTCCCTCCGTGGGAACTAAAGTTGCAAAATACCCTCGTTGTCCGCGTCCGGAGCAGGTGAGAGGGCTTCGAGAACACACGGATGCTGGTGGCATCATTCTCCTACTCCAAGATGATGAAGTCCCTGGTCTAGAGTTCTTCAAAGATGGAGAGTGGGTGGAGATCCCGCCATCAAAGAACAACAGAATCTTTGTTAACACGGGTGACCAACTGGAAGTGCTGAGTAATGGCATATACAAGAGTGCTTTGCATCGTGTAATGGCTGACAAGAATGGAAGCAGACTCTCCATTGCTACCTTCTACAACCCTGCTGGTGATGCCATAATTTCGCCAGCATCCAAGCTCTTGTATCCCGGAGGTTTCTCCTTTCAAGAATATCTGAAAATTTATGCTGAAACTAAGTTTGCTGACAAGGCTCCCAGACTCGAGTCCATGAAGAAACTGACAAATGGTCCACGAGATCTTCTCATGTAA
- the LOC113692229 gene encoding uncharacterized protein has translation MERWLPAFDIFLNSPCPETEASLWLQRSFDPSSTAPPISTSSFLQLLTNPSDVIVLNSSPSLQSPPPHTKRFMFLQTLPSFVQARILSFLVYDRKRFCKRDLIKFARSILGEDQELDFWVKKGAHQLLDLLSGSGFEWISNLNLDSEEDNAEDEFRAMPDWLKDAAKNRNSVLLPWLPILPDEVNLRKPFGNCEDDEDSENDAEKEKQEYGDDVMREDVVGSQEDVGMNPEVETRADFLKNQILKFETTSKTVEVTNEIRWLCVESRVDSLAILELIEPWKAEDEFRAMPDWLKDAAKNRNSVLLPWLPILPDEVNLRKPFGNCEDDEDSENDAEKEKQEYGDDVMREDVVGSQEDVGMNPEVETRADFLKNQILKFETTSKTVEVTNEIRWLCVESRVDSLAILELIEPWKADDETASIMISQLLDGGEDELGWPSHVLCSIILPKMLSLTEPASRVLVSATIEYCKIHGRAAEYALLFPLILKVDGINNPMCDVLTRIVRECLHPAHAAAFFQKLLCEDAKNFICLPCHRCLIAGELVWTESLFYFMQNVLNHNVHLTQDAVEQLVQEVYKSTKRFPRSLKLGNFLLSFVNKFTPLLRPHKRSLMEAVEHTDTLVTKSLISKLASL, from the exons ATGGAGCGGTGGCTTCCAGCATTCGACATTTTCTTGAACTCCCCGTGTCCTGAAACGGAAGCGTCTCTATGGCTGCAACGCTCTTTTGACCCTTCATCAACTGCTCCCCCAATTTCCACGTCTTCTTTCCTTCAATTGCTCACAAATCCTTCCGACGTCATCGTTCTTAACTCTTCCCCCTCTCTACAATCTCCACCACCTCATACCAAAAG ATTTATGTTTCTACAGACGCTGCCTAGTTTTGTCCAGGCTCGAATTTTGTCATTTCTTGTTTATGACCGCAAGAGATTCTGCAAGAGAGATTTGATTAAATTTGCTAGAAGCATATTGGGTGAGGATCAGGAGCTGGATTTTTGGGTGAAGAAAGGTGCGCACCAATTGCTTGATTTGTTGTCTGGCTCAGGTTTCGAATGGATTTCTAACTTAAACCTGGATTCTGAAGAAGACAATGCCGAGGATGAGTTTAGGGCAATGCCAGATTGGCTTAAAGATGCTGCAAAGAATCGTAATTCTGTACTACTTCCTTGGCTTCCGATATTACCTGATGAGGTCAATTTGAGAAAGCCATTTGGTAAttgtgaagatgatgaagattcGGAAAACGATGCTGAAAAGGAGAAACAAGAGTATGGGGATGACGTAATGCGAGAAGATGTGGTTGGTAGTCAGGAAGACGTTGGTATGAACCCTGAAGTTGAAACGAGGGCTGATTTCCTGAAAAATCAGATCCTCAAGTTTGAGACTACTTCCAAGACCGTGGAAGTGACTAATGAGATTCGCTGGCTTTGTGTGGAAAGTAGAGTGGATTCTTTGGCTATTTTGGAGTTGATTGAACCTTGGAAGGCCGAGGATGAGTTTAGGGCAATGCCAGATTGGCTTAAAGATGCTGCAAAGAATCGTAATTCTGTACTACTTCCTTGGCTTCCGATATTACCTGATGAGGTCAATTTGAGAAAGCCATTTGGTAAttgtgaagatgatgaagattcGGAAAACGATGCTGAAAAGGAGAAACAAGAGTATGGGGATGACGTAATGCGAGAAGATGTGGTTGGTAGTCAGGAAGACGTTGGTATGAACCCTGAAGTTGAAACGAGGGCTGATTTCCTGAAAAATCAGATCCTCAAGTTTGAGACTACTTCCAAGACCGTGGAAGTGACTAATGAGATTCGCTGGCTTTGTGTGGAAAGTAGAGTGGATTCTTTGGCTATTTTGGAGTTGATTGAACCTTGGAAGGCCGATGATGAGACTGCTTCAATTATGATTTCACAGCTTTTAGATGGAGGTGAAGATGAACTGGGTTGGCCAAGTCATGTTCTTTGCTCTATCATTCTTCCCAAAATGTTATCTCTTACAGAGCCTGCTTCTCGTGTGCTGGTCAGTGCCACCATAGAATACTGCAAGATCCATGGAAGGGCTGCTGAGTATGCATTGCTGTTTCCATTGATTCTAAAAGTTGATGGAATAAATAATCCCATGTGTGATGTTCTTACAAGGATAGTTAGAGAGTGCTTGCATCCAGCCCATGCAGCTGccttcttccaaaaacttctatGTGAAGATGCCAAGAATTTCATATGCCTTCCCTGCCACAGATGCCTGATAGCCGGTGAACTGGTATGGACAGAGTCGTTATTTTACTTTATGCAAAATGTTTTAAATCACAATGTTCATTTGACCCAAGATGCTGTTGAGCAACTCGTTCAAGAGGTATACAAGTCGACAAAGCGATTTCCAAGATCTTTGAAGTTAGGCAACTTTTTGTTAAGCTTTGTCAACAAATTTACTCCTCTCTTAAGGCCTCATAAGCGATCGCTGATGGAAGCTGTGGAGCATACTGATACTCTAGTTACCAAATCTTTGATATCTAAATTGGCTAGCTTGTAA